In Gossypium hirsutum isolate 1008001.06 chromosome A10, Gossypium_hirsutum_v2.1, whole genome shotgun sequence, the DNA window AAAAAAGGAGGGGTTAAACCCAATGCGACAACGTTTGGGACTTTGTTAGCTGGGTTTTATGTAGAAGAAAAGTATGAAGATGTTGGGAAAGTGTTGAATTTGATGAAGGAATATGGGATTCCTGTTGGGGTCAATACATATAACATAAGGATTCAAACCTTGTGTATATTGAAGAAATCTAATGAGGCCAAAACCTTACTTCATGGGATGCTATCGAAAGGGATAAACCCGAACTCGGTTACTTATAACCATTTGATTCATGGGTTCTGTAAGGAAGGGAATTTGGAGGAAGCTAAGAGCTTGTTTAATAGCATGGTGAATAGAGGCTTGAAGCCTGATAGTAATTGTTTTTTCAATATGGTTCATTTCTTGTGTCAAGGTGGGGATTTTGAGGCTGCTCTGAAAATTTGTAAGGACAGTATGGAGAAAAAATGGGTTCCGAAATTTTCGACTATGAAATCACTCGCGAATGGACTTGTTACCATATCTAAGGTTGAGGAAGCTAAAGAACTTATCAAGAATGTTAAGAAGAAGTTCTCAAAAAATGCGGATTTGTGGGATGAAATCGAGAAGGGTTTGTTGTAACTAGGGTGACAATGGCATAGACTGTTCTTTAAATAATGATTATGAACTATTAGAGCTAGTTAGGTCTGGTCTTAGCCATTTtatatggaaatgaaaatgaattgGACAGTTTTTCATTATCGGGACGGATCTTTTTTCCTTCTGTTTGTTCATTAGTGAAAAGCTTGTCTTTTCTGAATACTAAAATGATGCTTTGCTTGGGTTATTTAGCAGTGGAAACCACCACTTTTAAACAGTAATGTCTTTCTGAATGAAATCCTGTTATCAAGTTGATATTTATAATAGAATTGAAGCTGCTGGTTCGGCTCTGCTTACTGATACAACTTTACATTGATTTCAGTCTAGTGAAAGTTTTTCATTTTTGAGGTCAGTGAGGTGGGAAGCAGTTCAGTTCATTGGATATCCTATGCAGTATACAGGTAAGGTTGATTTGAGACAAAATATCGAACTTTTGTGTCATGCCTCGTAAGCTAATCTATCGTATTCAGTTATGTATATTTGTAGAATTAGCTAAACACCCATGTGTTACCTCACATTCTCATGCTATTAGGTAAAATTGTGGTGCATATACCGGTACATAACCTTAAAAGGTTTATAAACGAACTGAGTGCCGCATGCTTTTTGCCTATTGTAGCCCTAAGTCCCAACTGAAAATTCTTGCCTGTTCAGGTTGTGCTTTGATTTACTAACGCAATGAGATTAGAAATCTCGTATGAATTAAGTTTTTATCCAATTAGGTGATGCTTTGTGAATGATATATCTCCTGATATGAATGAACCTTTGTTTCTAGACTTGATTATTGGAACCGAAAGTTATGGATTTCAGTTTGAAGTCACTCTTGGCAATAAGTGTTCAAAACATTGCTAGATTGAGAGACATGAcataaatcaaaagaatttcttaAAAACAAAGGTTATAAAGTTTTGTTAGAAGATGGGTACAGGGAATTCACCAAGCAGCCAATATGCTCCTTTGATTCTACATCCAGTTTGTACTCTGCAGCCTTTCCAAGCTGCAGCATTTGGGATCTTTTTGCATTCTGTAGATGTCTTTTGCCAATGGAATGCCATAAATTGAGTTCAATGATGTTGAAACTGGACAGGACTAGCCGATTGGTTCAAGAACCGGCTGGTACATGGTACGGACTACGGAGTAAGGGAAAGAACTGGTTGACTCATGAACTGATACGAACAGATTGAACcggattttatatttttaatatttttaatatttttttaattgaaaccGGATTGATAATCAAACTGAAAACCGACGATTTGATCGGCTCGACTATCGATTTGGTTCCAAAAACCATGATTGagctcaatttaaattttttcacaacacttttcaatttgAAAGTTAAACTAGTCTTACAATGTCATCCATACCCAGCACCAGATATACACAATCCCAGAAATGCAAAACCATACATTTTATTTACAATCACCTTTCATCTttcatttaacttaattaatcaatGCAAAAACCAATAAatctaaaatttggattttagtccctctattatgttaaaattttggatttagtctttttattttgattttacataatttgattcATCTCCTTTTATCAAGTTATTAGTTTATTCaagttataataatattaaagtggTGACTTGGTTTTATCTACTATTAATCAAATATGGTTAAAATCACATGAATATCCAATTAATAATGTACAACCAATAATGAATTTACATGTTATAATAACTTTAATGGcttgaattaatttttatcagCTAAgacctattaataatattataaaagtgtcgattgagtcttagtttgatGGGTATTGGTATTATTGTCATTATAAAAGATTGAGTGTATAATTTTaggtattgtatcaaaaagaTAAATTTTTCGTCCGTTAACTTctcttaaaatataaatcattcaagtattttagtttttgaataaaaggaaatttttaatttttagctgTTTTAAAATACGAATAATGTAATTTAAGCATTGTAACGAAAATTTTGACCctctaaaattttatgttttatataaaaaatttaacttccCTGTGAATTGGAATAAGGTTACTTTATATAAACAGGTATCATCATCTTCCTATGTACTGCATGCCATGAATACCCAAGTTACATaatgggaaaaaaaagaaaagttgttgGGAAACTTATTCAAATTTGTTTAAATGGAATTTAAAGTGAAACGCGTTTCGTTTTTCTGTTCTACCAAACTTTATTCAAACGATTTTAActcattttttctcttctttataGTTTCTCAGTGTTAATCTCATCTTCTTTCCATCCATAATCTAATTGAAAAGCTCCTATATTTAGAAAATTAATAATACTGACTCAAGCTAACATAAATGGAGTTAACTTTATAGTTAATCCTTTCTTTTAATGAATAAAGGACGaagtttttagttattttttctaATATTTCAAAACACACCCATTGTTTCTTTGCtccccatttttcaaaaaatgagCTGCTTCTCTTGTTGTGGAGTGGAGGTGCAGCACCGTACTGGTGGCCTTGGTGGCAATAGCAACAACAATGGCAAATCATTGAGGTCTTTGGTGAATAATTTGTCAGGCAAAGCAGGTATtaatcttttgtttattttttatgcaAATGAAATTCAGATAAAAGATTGGAAGTGTAGTGCTTGTCTATGTTAAAATGCCTCGTTGGGGCTTGTTCCAGAGGTAAATGAAAAGACCATATatatccttcttcttcttctttttttctttattggtTGATATTTTTCGAGAAAGGTGAAATGGGTTTGGATAATTTCGAGTTTTTATAAGAAGAACAGAAGCTTAGGCGTTTTTGAGGGGAGTTCGGTCTCGGATCGTCAAATGGTGGAGAAATTTTGATCAGAGCGTCCAAGTCTAGTTTTAGTTCTAGGTTTTGTTTCTTGATTCCGAGAAAAGCCCaatgagtttactgagtttgggGAGTACCTCACAACTAAATAAATATGAGCATTTAACCTTGGTGGAGTTTGAATCCATATTTTTTATATGGCATTAGTGGGTAAGAACCCCACTAAAGGCATGGGTTTGAATCTTACAAAGGTAAAAATTTTTAACACTTCTCCCCGAACTTCGTGAATATGTAGACAAAACTCGAGgctaaaattaaatattgatgtCTCGAGTACAATAACTCCACTGTTTGAGGGTCCGAGACCGACCTCCCCTCAACAGGGGTAGATAAAACTTGTGCTTTGATACGTTTTCCAATACATACAACATCATTGTAATGGAGAAAAAATAGCTTAAAGTCGTAAGCAAGCATCCGAGTTGATTTCACCTTCCTTGAAGAACATCTCTCAATCCGATCTATAAACGAAACTTATGTTCTTAATTCTGGGTACCTTTTATTTGACCATTTGAATCAATGTGCAGGTGCCAACAAGCAAAAAATAGCTGAAGAAATACAAAAAGTTGGCAAAGTAAAAGTTTCagctcatattttcacatttagaGAACTAGTAGTTGCTACAGACAACTTCAATCCTGATTGTCTGATAGGTGAAGGTGGCTTTGGCAGGGTCTATAAAGGATACATTGAGAACCTTGATcaagtataaataaatatatttacatacatatagatatatatcTTTTTTCTCTAGAATTGTTTCATGCATGTAACTTGTATGACCCTGAAAGTTGATAACTTTTGTGCTTGGTTTACCTTAGATTGTGGCCGTAAAGCGGCTTGATCGGAATGGAACTCAAGGAACTCGAGAATTCTTCTCAGAGGTATTGATGCTAAGTCTGGTTAACCATCAAAACCTCGTGAATCTAATCGGCTATTGTGCAGATGGGGATCAAAGGATTTTAGTTTATGAATACATGGCAAATGGATCTTTGGAACATCATCTTCTTGGTATGTTAAAAATGACACATTGAAACTTGTTTAGTACCAATTTATATATTACTAATTCattttgtttgatgtttatttagATTTGCCCCCTGGTAAGGAGCCATTGGATTGGAATACCAGGATGAAAGTAGCTGAAGGAGCGGCTAAAGGACTAGAATATTTACACGATTTTGCTGATCTGCCGATAATTTATCGCGACTTTAAAGCTTCAAACATATTACTAGATGAGAACTTCAATCCCAAACTCTCGGATTTCGGACTTGCAAAGTTAGGTCCTACTGAAGGGAAAGACCATGTATCAACTAGGGTCATGGGGACCTATGGTTATTGTGCTCCTGAATATGCAATGACAGGACAGCTGACGACAAAATCCGATGTTTACAGCTTCGGTGTAGTGTTTCTGGAGCTTATCTCGGGGAGGAGAGCTATTGATCTCGAAAGACCGGCTGAAGAACAGAATCTGGTTCTTTGGGTATGTTCATGGAATTCAAAATCACTTGTTTTAAGCTCTGTTTTAAGTTTGTAAATTTAAGTTTGTCATCGATTATCGTCCACATATTGCAGGCAAAGCCATTACTTAAAGACAGGCAGAAGTTCATGAAGATCATAGATCCGTTGCTCGAAGAGAATTACCCCGTAAAGGGTCTTTATCAAGCTCTTGCTATAGCAGTAATGTGTCTTCAAGAGGATGCTAATAGCCGGCCATTGATCGGTGATGTTGTAACTGCGGTTGAGTTTCTTGCTAGGCCAAAGGTTGACGGAAAAGTTACAGCTGAGTTACAAAGAAACAGCAGCTTCCATGGTAAGTCCGTGAAAGAACGAAGTTTGAAACGAGGCCATGATTTGTAGCTACTGTAGCTGAGGTTAACTGTAACACTCCTTAGCTGAGACTGTTTCCAgaatcgagcacgaggcattactaaacttaatctatcacttaaatagttttaaattgtttatttaagcttttcggAATGTGCTGCCATTCTGCGTCGTAGTCgcctaaaaattcatatcttgagttccaaaactcaaaattaagatccgtaaatttttcctgaaactagactcatatatctatccactaatttttttcatagatttttgacttggccaattagtacagtttattagttaaagtttcccttgtttcaaaaCTCGACTGCACTAACCTCTTCTTGCTACGAACCATGTTTcttcctgtacaaaattcatatcactaagccgtttgtttctcttaaaactagactcaacaaggattaTAACCATATAAATTAAACCTTCTAatcagtttttaaaatttatggtgaatttccaaagttgaaacaggggatccagaaatcactctgaccctgtttcactaaaactcagatatatcatataatataatacctttacctgtttttcttattccataaaaaaatagacataataagatttaatttaatatattattcatcttcaaactatgtttctacaatttttagtgatttttcaaagttacgtcatttctgttacttgaatctgtttttaggttactttcacatttttcataattttcatgtgataatcaccattcaatcatacatattaataaacatgcatatcatcggccatttttattagctaatcactagcaagtatttacacatcattcattgttcatattataccaaaagtagctaagtttctatacatgccatacacaaaacaaaacgtctaattatatcgagttatttctttgatagtgtgatcggcctccgacgtttccttcgatccccgagtggctagataagtactataagaagaagaaaataaagagattaagcactaggcttagtaagcttacaagcaaataaatcacaacattcaacataatggataattatgcataatatcatctaacatcataaattttttacttctcaatttctatcttcttctttattcccttaccttctttcttacctgacctttcctttttcataaatataatctacttttcctttgctgttaattcactgtaatttaactcgtattctgatccgttgaaccactcggaatactaaggatactagggtcattcctgtctatcaataccctcccaatgccatgtctttgacatggacttacatgaattattcctatCTCCagtgccatatataatatggacttacatggctcaatcctgt includes these proteins:
- the LOC107925227 gene encoding probable serine/threonine-protein kinase PBL23, which encodes MSCFSCCGVEVQHRTGGLGGNSNNNGKSLRSLVNNLSGKAGANKQKIAEEIQKVGKVKVSAHIFTFRELVVATDNFNPDCLIGEGGFGRVYKGYIENLDQIVAVKRLDRNGTQGTREFFSEVLMLSLVNHQNLVNLIGYCADGDQRILVYEYMANGSLEHHLLDLPPGKEPLDWNTRMKVAEGAAKGLEYLHDFADLPIIYRDFKASNILLDENFNPKLSDFGLAKLGPTEGKDHVSTRVMGTYGYCAPEYAMTGQLTTKSDVYSFGVVFLELISGRRAIDLERPAEEQNLVLWAKPLLKDRQKFMKIIDPLLEENYPVKGLYQALAIAVMCLQEDANSRPLIGDVVTAVEFLARPKVDGKVTAELQRNSSFHGKSVKERSLKRGHDL